The DNA window CCAGCTTGATCCAGTGGCCTTGATGTGGAGCCCTTCTGAAACTCCTTAGCCTTCAATGCAGTGAGGACTTCCTCATATGTTAGTGAGGAATCCCTCCCATACAAGATTGCATCCTTGAGTTGATCAAAGCTTTTAGGAAGAGCATTCAGTAACATGATGGCTTTGTCCTCATCCTTCAAATCTCCATCCACATATTCCAGATCATCAACTGCCTTTACAAAATCATCAAGCTGATCCATGatagcttttccttcaagaaACTTGATTGAGTATAGTCTCTGCTTTAAGAACAATCTGTTAGCCAGAGACTTTGTCATGTAGATGGACTCTAGCTTGGTCCATACATCTTTATCTAGAGCCTTGTACTTCATTGCTTCCCATAGCCCTTGCTATATAAGCATGGCCGTCACCTTCACTTTCCATAAACCAAAATCGTTCTCtatatttattactagtatttagaTTAATTTCCAATAAAATCACGAAATTTATGCAAATTTGGATTTTCGCAAATCTTTTAAAATTTGACTGATAATTCTCTACGTGATTTTATTGGGCAAGTACTATGTTAAATTAGTGCACACCAAAATTTTGGTGATGttaatgaataataatattatggcAACATGGATGACTAAACAATGTCATTTAGGATGATTTAGAAATTCATAAAAttgttatatactccctctgtcccaatgAATATGCACTTGGAGTTCAATACGcgcgagttttaatgcaaaattggtaaagtaagaaagaagtaaagataaaatgtgattaaagtatagttagtggagaatgagtctctatctcattagaaagaaatgagttttaaaatttagaaagtgcatattcttgtgggacggactaaataGGAAATAGTGcgtattcttgtgggatggagggagtaattgacTATTTACAAAACTTGCAAGCTTGACTATAATTTGATCAATCTATGTGATTTTTTTCGATAATTTGCTCTAATATAagtaatactctcttcgtctgCCATTAAAATAtcccattttttctttttcgttcaTCCGataataaatatctcatttcacttttatttggTAAGTGCATCCTAAAACTCAAGAGGGAAGACGACTCTAAAACTAAGTTGTATGCTAAAcattttttacaaataaaagaGCAAGTTACATTATAGCATAATCTCACAAAACACAAAAAGAGAAAAGGACTAGGGGATGCCCGCAGGGGGCGTAGCGCAATTGGCAATGGaagggcagatcttgctgcaaagAAAAGGACTAGGGAAAAAAAGGTGGCCTTCACTGATTTTCAGCTGTGGGAACTTTCTCATACATCTCCAAACCCCTCATCAGTCTCTTCGGAAGGATGCAGCGGCCGCCATGCCGCTGCTGCACAAACACAACCACCGCCAACGCGATAACCCCACACGGGATTATGATGTCCCACGCGGTTGAGTACATGTCCGCAGCTGGATTCGCGTAGTAGTAGGTTGCATTCAGATCAAACTTTGAGAAGCTGTGAGCCCGGTACTGATTATAAGCATGTGGCACCAATCGAACCGCGCTTGTCCCAATGTAGAACGACCGAGACAAAGCTCTCTCCGCTGAGCCCCTCACCACATTGAGCAGGATTTGTGGCACAAGGAAGCCATCAAGAATCAGACCAGCATAAGACCTTAAATCCCCCCAAACAGTATATCTCCAACCAATGTAAGTCTTCCTCATCCAGTTGATCATTAGAGTGAGCAATCCACCTAAAATGTACAACAGCAATGAACCAAAACCAGCCTTCTTCTCTTCGCTCCACGAGCTCTCTTTCGCAGCCCAGACTAATTGGAAAAGGCGCAGCTGAAGCAGCAACGCTACCATTGTGATCACCCTAACCGCGACTTCATTAGCTTCAAAGCTTCCTCCGCTACCAAGCTCTGCAGTTTTCTTATCCCGGCTCCCCAAAAACACGGCCTCAAAGTTCAACACGAGCGGAAGCATGTGCCCCACGGATAGTACTACAAGCATGACAAGCGAGACAGAAGAGGGCGCCTCGGGATTCTTCTTCAGATGGAAGATCTGCAGAGCTAGGAAGATGCAGGCGAGCGTGTTGGATACCAGCACCATCACGGTCTCCAAGTCCATCCGCCATATGGATCGCTCAGCTTCTCCACGATAGTAAACAACACTTTGGAGTATGAGATCATCAAAGTGAAGCGGATCCTTTCCTGTTCTTGTGTTTCTGATGACTCCCTTTGCAAGGCTGTCCCTCCGCCTGTTCAACGGAGGCAGCTGGAGTTCCATCGAAACATCACAGTGTTTGAAAGTGAAGGATTCGTTAACAATCCTTCTACACCCCACCATACAGAGGTGTCCATTTGCAGCATCGTACACTCCTTCCGCTGTGATCTCCATCTCAGCGAGACTCGGTGGTGATGAGATACTTTGATTACTCGAGTTGCCAAAATAGAGAGGTTGGATCTTTATTTTGTAGGTCATAGTCGCAGGCGTGTCCTGAACCCGAAGAGGTCGATCAGCGAGCACCGTGGATTCTGCATACGACACTGCTCCACCGGGCGCCATTGCAACGAGAACTTCCGCCCATCCGTCTCCGTGTTGGTACGAAGCGTTTCCAACCCAAACCGGTGTAGCAGATGCCCATGCCACTTCCTGGCCTTTCTTGTCTTTGACATTCAAATCAAATCTCATATCATAGGATTGGGGATCAGGATACAAATACCCCTTTTTTGCTTCCTTTTTTTTGCAAGCCTTTCTCGCTTTCTCCACCTCTGTGTAATTGTATTCATATCTCTGCTCCGGCAACGCCCTCTCGTCGCTGCTGCTGATATTTATCAATTGGAATTGGCCATCGGAGCTCCATAGTTTCCCAACAACTTTGGCATCATTTCTCATGGTGATGACAGCAGGTTTGCTGATGATCAACCTAATTGTACAATTCACCACAATTTCCCCCAATTTTTGAGAAGGATTCAATAATCGACAAGCCACGCCGATCATTCTATTGCCCTCGTCATCCCACGCTGCCTCTCCGATCACCATCAAACGCGTATCAAAGCTATTATAATCATAATCATAGCTCGAATTCAAAAAATTTGCCGTAAACCTCGCCTTTTTCGACCCCTCCACACAATCAATTGAAGTCACAGAGAGAAAGCGAGTCAGGTATCCATCTCCGCCATCAAGTGGCGAACAACGCTGAGATCCGGTGCAGTTCGCCGCATACTCCAATTCGAGAGATCTCATCCCCCGCCGCATAAACGAGCAGAACTCGAGTGCTTCGAGGCTCAGAGACTCCTCTTTCTGCCTCGGAAACACTTGCTTGGTGAGCAACGAGTATTTGTAATTGGAAAGCTGGGGAAAATTGAAAAT is part of the Salvia splendens isolate huo1 chromosome 6, SspV2, whole genome shotgun sequence genome and encodes:
- the LOC121808886 gene encoding uncharacterized protein LOC121808886, coding for MWFRYFSCFFLLASIFTFSKSENDDSSYAKHCSYLFPPSIITHSSYDDDSLPSLSTPYFTGGDTLLPLEPGRRYHYMQKNLRLRLLPNFHHTNISSLYNVQAFLYIRLPYSSDDDFHSNYTYGGYYRRRNRSNGSLKFLMTGFWSEKSRKLCMIGSARLRGADRDAVLKLKFADEENPSMNSSVVSGRLESTSVPPYFSPILIFNFPQLSNYKYSLLTKQVFPRQKEESLSLEALEFCSFMRRGMRSLELEYAANCTGSQRCSPLDGGDGYLTRFLSVTSIDCVEGSKKARFTANFLNSSYDYDYNSFDTRLMVIGEAAWDDEGNRMIGVACRLLNPSQKLGEIVVNCTIRLIISKPAVITMRNDAKVVGKLWSSDGQFQLINISSSDERALPEQRYEYNYTEVEKARKACKKKEAKKGYLYPDPQSYDMRFDLNVKDKKGQEVAWASATPVWVGNASYQHGDGWAEVLVAMAPGGAVSYAESTVLADRPLRVQDTPATMTYKIKIQPLYFGNSSNQSISSPPSLAEMEITAEGVYDAANGHLCMVGCRRIVNESFTFKHCDVSMELQLPPLNRRRDSLAKGVIRNTRTGKDPLHFDDLILQSVVYYRGEAERSIWRMDLETVMVLVSNTLACIFLALQIFHLKKNPEAPSSVSLVMLVVLSVGHMLPLVLNFEAVFLGSRDKKTAELGSGGSFEANEVAVRVITMVALLLQLRLFQLVWAAKESSWSEEKKAGFGSLLLYILGGLLTLMINWMRKTYIGWRYTVWGDLRSYAGLILDGFLVPQILLNVVRGSAERALSRSFYIGTSAVRLVPHAYNQYRAHSFSKFDLNATYYYANPAADMYSTAWDIIIPCGVIALAVVVFVQQRHGGRCILPKRLMRGLEMYEKVPTAENQ